A stretch of the Lactuca sativa cultivar Salinas chromosome 9, Lsat_Salinas_v11, whole genome shotgun sequence genome encodes the following:
- the LOC111878896 gene encoding phosphoribosylaminoimidazole carboxylase, chloroplastic — protein MYLMLSPSSFLHNTPTHQVGVTPASHYKLQKRNFNSTSFSSCPSSSCSMINQQVNRSISCRASMETDVSQRKENAPAHGVSEAVVGVLGGGQLGRMLCQAASQMSIKINILDPMVNCPASSICHHHMVGSYDNSTTVEEFAKRCGILTVEIEHVDADTLEKLEKQGVDCQPKASTIRIIQDKFLQKVHFSRHGIPLPKFIQIEDEESAKRAGEQFGYPLMVKSRRLAYDGRGNAVAKSEEVLTSAINALGGFGHGLYVEQWAPFVKELAVIVARGRDNSISCYPVVETVHRENICHIVKSPANESWKIMKLATDIASKAVASLEGAGVFAVELFLTEDGQILLNEVAPRPHNSGHHTIESCYTSQYEQHLRAVVGLPLGDPSMKAPASIMYNILGEDEGERGFILAHELIRRALCTPGASVHWYDKPDMRKQRKMGHITVVGPSMGIVEARVKSLLNEENADETPVAPRVGIIMGSDSDLPVMKEAAKVLKDFDVSAEVRIVSAHRTPELMFSYASSARERGIQVIIAGAGGAAHLPGMVAALTPLPVIGVPVRASALDGLDSLLSIVQMPRGVPVATVAINNATNAALLALRMLGVSDTALQARMVQFQEDARDVVLEKTEKLEKVGWEAYLES, from the exons ATGTATTT AATGCTGAGCCCAAGCAGTTTCCTTCACAACACTCCCACCCATCAAGTTGGTGTTACTCCAGCCTCACATTATAAATTACAAAAGAGGAACTTCAACAGCACATCTTTTTCTTCATGCCCTTCTTCTTCATGTTCAATGATCAACCAACAAGTTAATCGCTCGATATCTTGTCGTGCATCCATGGAAACTGATGTTTCACAAAG GAAGGAGAACGCACCAGCTCATGGAGTTTCTGAAGCAGTTGTGGGTGTTTTAGGTGGAGGACAATTAGGACGCATGCTTTGTCAAGCAGCTTCCCAAATGTCAATTAAAATCAACATTTTGGATCCTATGGTCAACTGCCCTGCAAGTTCCATATGCCACCATCATATGGTGGGAAGCTATGACAATAGCACCACTGTTGAAGAATTTGCTAAGAg GTGTGGAATACTAACAGTTGAAATTGAGCATGTTGATGCTGATACTTTGGAGAAGCTTGAAAAACAAGGGGTTGATTGCCAGCCTAAAGCTTCTACCATTCGCATCAtccag GATAAGTTTCTTCAAAAAGTTCATTTTTCTCGACATGGCATTCCACTTCCAAAGTTCATACAG ATAGAAGATGAAGAAAGTGCTAAAAGAGCAGGTGAACAATTTGGTTATCCTTTAATGGTAAAAAGTAGAAGGCTAGCCTATGATGGAAGGGGTAATGCTGTTGCTAAAAGTGAAGAAGTGTTAACTTCTGCTATAAATG CTCTAGGAGGATTTGGTCATGGATTATATGTTGAGCAATGGGCACCTTTTGTTAAG GAGCTTGCAGTAATTGTTGCAAGAGGTAGAGATAATTCTATATCATGCTATCCTGTCGTGGAGACTGTACACAG ggAAAACATATGTCACATTGTTAAATCTCCTGCTAATGAGTCATGGAAGATTATGAAACTTGCAACTGATATTGCTTCAAAAGCTGTTGCTTCATTGGAAGGTGCTGGTGTGTTTGCAGTTGAGTTGTTTCTTACAGAAGATGGCCAG attttattaaatgaagttgCTCCTAGACCTCATAACAGTGGACACCATACAATTGAGTCTTGTTATACTTCACAATATGAGCAACATTTGAGGGCAGTTGTTGGTCTTCCTCTTGGTGATCCATCAATGAAAGCTCCAGCTTCCATTATGTATAACATTTTAGGTGAAGATGAG GGAGAACGAGGTTTTATATTGGCACATGAGCTTATTAGAAGGGCATTGTGTACTCCAGGGGCATCTGTTCATTGGTATGATAAGCCGG ATATGCGAAAGCAAAGGAAGATGGGACACATCACAGTTGTGGGCCCATCAATGGGCATTGTGGAAGCACGGGTGAAATCACTTCTAAATGAAGAAAATGCAGATGAGACTCCAG TGGCCCCACGTGTTGGAATCATAATGGGTTCTGATTCAGATCTTCCAGTGATGAAAGAAGCTGCTAAAGTTTTGAAAGATTTTGATGTTTCTGCTGAG GTTAGAATAGTATCAGCACACAGAACACCTGAATTGATGTTTTCTTATGCTTCATCTGCTCGAGAACGAGGCATCCAAGTTATCATTGCTGGTGCAGGGGGTGCAGCCCATTTGCCAG GTATGGTAGCTGCATTGACACCCTTACCTGTTATTGGAGTTCCTGTACGTGCTTCTGCATTAGATGGGCTTGACTCCCTTCTCTCAATTGTTCAG ATGCCAAGAGGGGTTCCTGTTGCAACAGTTGCAATCAATAATGCCACTAACGCAGCCTTGTTAGCTCTTCGAATGTTGGGAGTTTCCGATACTGCCCTCCAAGCaag GATGGTACAATTCCAAGAAGATGCAAGAGATGTAGTGTTGGAAAAAACCGAGAAGCTTGAAAAAGTGGGTTGGGAAGCTTACTTAGAATCTTGA